A single region of the Gossypium arboreum isolate Shixiya-1 chromosome 12, ASM2569848v2, whole genome shotgun sequence genome encodes:
- the LOC108477952 gene encoding glucan endo-1,3-beta-glucosidase 8-like, with the protein MAGVMAVLWAGALIQVATSVKVVADNIGVNWGTMTSHPLHPRIVVQLLKDNGFEKVKLFDSDPWMVGYLAGTGIEVMLGIPNDQLEFLSQDYGNAKDWVKENCTSHLHKGGVNIKYVAVGNEPFLTSYKGRFLKTTFPALKNIQKALNEAGLGNKIKAVVPQNADVYESKSDKPSDGVFRRDVKAVMAQIVRFLKENGAPFVVNIYPFISLTMNSKFPSDFAFFDGGHPIQDDNVQYNNVFEANFDTLIYALKDLGTPNLTILVGEVGWPTDGHKKANKNSAKKFYDGLFKVLASKKGTPLRPGEMDVYLFGLFDEDTKSIEPGNFERHWGIFDFDGKPKFTMDISGKGGDKHLVAAKGVKYLPKQWCVLESYASNQDLIGQQIGWACARSDCTALQDGASCSNLDPDRTVSYAFNSYYQMNNQDEDACDFEGLATVVSKDPSTMSCRFNTQIKVDGATRLSFAQGAVAAISSLVTLFFLF; encoded by the exons ATGGCTGGAGTGATGGCAGTGTTATGGGCGGGTGCCCTGATCCAGGTGGCAACCAGCGTTAAGGTTGTTGCAGATAACATTGGTGTGAATTGGGGCACGATGACGTCGCACCCGTTGCATCCCAGAATAGTGGTTCAGCTGCTGAAAGATAATGGGTTTGAAAAGGTTAAGCTTTTCGATTCAGATCCTTGGATGGTGGGGTACTTGGCCGGAACCGGCATCGAGGTCATGCTTGGGATCCCTAATGATCAGCTTGAGTTTTTGTCTCAAGACTACGGCAATGCCAAGGATTGGGTCAAAGAAAACTGCACATCACATCTTCACAAGGGAGGTGTCAATATCAA GTACGTAGCCGTTGGAAATGAGCCGTTTTTGACTAGCTACAAAGGGAGATTTCTCAAAACCACCTTCCCAGCATTGAAAAACATTCAGAAGGCCCTTAATGAAGCAGGTTTAGGAAACAAAATCAAAGCAGTCGTACCACAGAACGCGGACGTTTATGAATCAAAATCGGACAAACCATCAGACGGAGTGTTTCGCAGAGACGTAAAGGCTGTGATGGCCCAAATTGTGCGTTTCTTGAAGGAAAATGGAGCCCCATTTGTGGTTAACATATATCCTTTCATCAGTCTCACCATGAATAGTAAGTTCCCTTCGGATTTTGCCTTCTTTGATGGAGGCCACCCCATCCAGGACGATAATGTTCAGTATAATAACGTTTTTGAGGCAAACTTTGACACTCTTATTTACGCATTGAAAGACCTGGGCACCCCTAATTTGACGATCCTTGTGGGGGAAGTTGGTTGGCCAACAGATGGCCACAAAAAGGCAAATAAGAACAGTGCTAAGAAGTTTTACGATGGTCTGTTCAAAGTGTTGGCTAGTAAAAAGGGAACCCCACTTCGTCCTGGGGAAATGGATGTCTACCTATTCGGCTTGTTTGATGAGGACACCAAGAGCATTGAACCAGGGAATTTCGAGAGGCATTGGGGAATTTTTGACTTTGATGGCAAACCCAAATTCACAATGGACATATCTGGCAAGGGAGGTGACAAGCATTTAGTGGCCGCCAAAGGAGTCAAGTACTTGCCTAAACAATGGTGCGTTTTGGAAAGCTACGCCTCCAACCAAGATTTGATTGGTCAACAGATCGGTTGGGCTTGCGCCAGATCCGATTGCACTGCCCTGCAGGATGGTGCATCTTGTTCTAATCTGGATCCCGACCGTACGGTCTCCTATGCTTTTAACAGTTACTATCAAATGAATAACCAAGATGAAGATGCCTGTGACTTCGAGGGTTTAGCCACTGTTGTATCCAAGGATCCTTCCACCATGTCCTGCAGATTCAATACTCAAATAAAGGTTGATGGGGCCACCAGGCTAAGTTTTGCGCAAGGAGCCGTTGCAGCTATTTCTTCATTAGTCACCTTGTTCTTTTTGTTTTAA